A single genomic interval of Prionailurus viverrinus isolate Anna chromosome A2, UM_Priviv_1.0, whole genome shotgun sequence harbors:
- the TREX1 gene encoding three-prime repair exonuclease 1: protein MGSQAPPPGPVQTLIFLDLEATGLPSSRPKVTELCLLAVHRCALESPPTPQGQPPTVPSPPRVVDKLSLCVAPGKACSPEASKITGLSTAVLAAHGRQRFDADLANLLQAFLQRQPQPWCLVAHNGDRYDFPLLQAELALLGLASVLDGAFCVDSIAALKALEQAGSHLEHGPRKSYSLTSIYTRLYGQAPPDSHMAEGDVLALLSICQWRPQALLRWVDAHARPFSTVKPMYGVVASAGTKPGPSATAATVSLTRARDTSPKLGRGRKPKALLPMEGPGASPREGLLAPLGMLAFLTLAIATLYGLSLATPGQ, encoded by the coding sequence ATGGGCTCGCAGGCCCCACCGCCGGGTCCCGTGCAGACCCTTATCTTCTTGGACCTGGAGGCCActggcctgccttcctcccggCCCAAGGTCACGGAGCTGTGCCTGCTAGCCGTCCACAGATGTGCCCTGGAGAGCCCACCCACCCCTCAGGGGCAGCCTCCCACAGTGCCCTCGCCGCCCCGGGTGGTGGACAAGCTCTCTCTGTGCGTGGCTCCAGGGAAGGCCTGCAGCCCAGAAGCCAGTAAGATCACGGGCCTCAGCAcagctgtgctggcagcacaTGGGCGTCAACGCTTCGATGCCGACCTGGCCAACCTGCTCCAAGCCTTCCTGCAGCGCCAGCCACAGCCCTGGTGCCTCGTGGCGCACAACGGCGACCGCTATGACTTCCCCTTGCTCCAAGCAGAGCTGGCTTTACTAGGTCTTGCCAGTGTTCTGGACGGTGCCTTCTGTGTGGATAGCATTGCTGCCTTGAAGGCCCTGGAGCAGGCCGGCAGCCACTTGGAGCACGGCCCAAGGAAGAGCTACAGCCTGACCAGCATCTACACACGCCTGTATGGGCAGGCCCCGCCGGACTCCCACATGGCTGAGGGGGACGTCCTAGCCCTGCTCAGCATCTGTCAGTGGAGGCCACAGGCCCTGCTGCGCTGGGTGGATGCTCACGCCAGACCCTTCAGCACTGTCAAGCCCATGTATGGGGTCGTAGCCTCTGCTGGAACCAAACCAGGACCATCTGCCACCGCAGCCACTGTATCCCTGACTAGAGCCAGGGACACTAGTCCTAAGCTTGGCAGGGGCAGGAAGCCCAAAGCCCTTCTTCCAATGGAGGGCCCTGGAGCCTCACCCAGGGAGGGCTTGCTGGCCCCACTGGGCATGCTGGCCTTCCTGACCTTGGCAATAGCCACACTGTATGGGCTGTCCCTGGCCACACCTGGGCAGTAG